From the genome of Phycisphaerae bacterium:
ACCCAGGACCATGACCGAACGAAAGGGCATCGTTACCTTCAAAGGCGGGCCGCTGACACTGGTAGGCAACGAAGTGAAAGTGGGCGACACGGCGCCCGAGGCGACGCTGTTGGCCAACGATCTGTCGCCCGTCCGGATCGGCTCGCTGCGCGGAAAGGTGCTGATCCTGTCGTGTGTTCCATCCCTGGATACGCCGGTCTGCGATGCTCAGACGCGGAAGTTCAACCAAGCGGCCGCCGCATTGGGGAACGATGTGGAGATCCTTACCATCAGCATGGATCTGCCGTTTGCCCAGAAGCGTTGGTGCGGAGCGGCAGGCATCGATCGCGTTCGCACGCTCTCGGACCACCGTGATGCCGCCTTTGCGACGGCCTATGGCTTGCTGCTCAAGGAGCTTCGCCTGCTGGCCCGGGCGGTGCTGGTGGTCGACAAGGCGGGCAAGGTGCAATACGTCGAGCTGGTCAAGGAAGTCACACAGGAGCCGGACTACGAAGCGGCCTTGGCGGCGGCCAAGAAGCTGGTGTGAGACTGGCCCGGCCGTGTAGGATGTGCTCACCACGATCGTTGCGAGCTAACGACGACTCCTGTTCCGGTTGTGCACGATGGCGACCTCCATCATCTGGTTCCGGCACGACCTGCGGCTGGCGGACAACCCGGCCTTGCTGGCGGCCGTCGAACAGGGTGGTTCGGTGATTCCGGTCTACATCTGGTCGCCCGAAGACGAGGGCGATTGGCCGCCTGGAGGCGCGAGTCAATGGTGGCTTCACCACGCGCTGGCCGCCCTTGATGCCGATCTGCGCAAGCGCGGGAGCCGGTTGATCATCCGGAGCGGTCGTACGGTTGAATCGCTCGTCGCCCTGGTGCGTGAGACGAAGGCGACGGCCGTCTTCTGGAATCATCGCTACGAGCCGGCGGCGGTTCAGATCGCCAAGGACGTGGAGAATGCCCTCCGGAGGCAAGGTCTATCCGTCGGCGAGTTTCACGGCAACCTGCTTTTCGATCCGCGCGTCACACTCAACCGACAGGGCGGGCCTTTCCAGGTGTTCACGCCGTACTGGAAGCACTGCCTCGCAGCGCCGGAGCCGGAGTTGCCTAAGCCCGCGCCGGGCAGAATCTCGCGGCCACGGCGATGGCCCTCCTCGCAGAGTCTGAATGACCTGCGGCTGCTTCCGAAGGTCAAATGGGCGGACGGTATCGCGAAAGACTGGACGCCCGGGGAACGGGCTGCATGCCATCGACTCAGCCGCTTTATTGAGAACGCATTGGGTGATTACTCGGTGGGCCGCGACCGCCCGGAGAAGGTCGGTACTTCGCGGCTCTCCCCTGATTTGCACTGGGGCCACGTCAGTCCTCGCCAGGTCTGGCACGCGGTGAAGCGATCTACCCGTCGCAAGTCACCGAAGGTCGCCACGCAGGCCGCGGGTTATCTGCGCCAGCTCGGGTGGCGCGAGTTTGCCCACCATCTGCTCGTTCACTTTCCGCACACCCCGCAGGAGCCGCTCCGCCCGGCGTTCGCGCGCTTCCCGTGGAACGGCAGTCCTGAGCACCTTCGGGCATGGCAACACGGCCGCACCGGTTACCCGCTGGTTGATGCCGGTATGCGCGAACTCTGGCACAACGGCTGGATGCACAATCGCGTGCGGATGGTGGTCGCGTCGTTCCTGGTCAAGCACTTGCTTGTGCCGTGGCAGGAGGGG
Proteins encoded in this window:
- the tpx gene encoding thiol peroxidase, giving the protein MTERKGIVTFKGGPLTLVGNEVKVGDTAPEATLLANDLSPVRIGSLRGKVLILSCVPSLDTPVCDAQTRKFNQAAAALGNDVEILTISMDLPFAQKRWCGAAGIDRVRTLSDHRDAAFATAYGLLLKELRLLARAVLVVDKAGKVQYVELVKEVTQEPDYEAALAAAKKLV
- a CDS encoding deoxyribodipyrimidine photo-lyase, with translation MATSIIWFRHDLRLADNPALLAAVEQGGSVIPVYIWSPEDEGDWPPGGASQWWLHHALAALDADLRKRGSRLIIRSGRTVESLVALVRETKATAVFWNHRYEPAAVQIAKDVENALRRQGLSVGEFHGNLLFDPRVTLNRQGGPFQVFTPYWKHCLAAPEPELPKPAPGRISRPRRWPSSQSLNDLRLLPKVKWADGIAKDWTPGERAACHRLSRFIENALGDYSVGRDRPEKVGTSRLSPDLHWGHVSPRQVWHAVKRSTRRKSPKVATQAAGYLRQLGWREFAHHLLVHFPHTPQEPLRPAFARFPWNGSPEHLRAWQHGRTGYPLVDAGMRELWHNGWMHNRVRMVVASFLVKHLLVPWQEGARWFWDTLVDADLANNTLGWQWCAGCGADAAPYFRIFNPVLQGRRFDPDGGYVRRWVPEIAGLGDKHVHEPWAAKAADLAECCIRLGRDYPEPVIDHAEARKRALKAYDRLRGKPDR